A single region of the Hyphomicrobiales bacterium genome encodes:
- a CDS encoding putative spermidine/putrescine transport system permease protein (Evidence 3 : Putative function from multiple computational evidences) → MQKTLLGSGLWYVGAALFFGFLLAPLAILIAVSFNPVAMVFPPQGFTLKWYATILDKPDFLHAALASTILGVATALFSTGLGVLAAIGLQRQRGAARAFVSSLLMSPLFIPAVIVALALFQIIFMLGLVNNVWTLLAAHVVVTLPYPLRNVMAQMEGFDVRLEEAALSVGATPRQALWRVTLPLLKASIIPSLIIVFVLSWNNYTVSVFLANKNWTTLPLQLRAYLQYEYEPFVAAMSTVLIVASVILLVIVDRTVGLGAVRKRD, encoded by the coding sequence ATGCAAAAAACGCTTCTCGGCAGCGGTCTGTGGTATGTGGGGGCCGCGCTTTTCTTTGGTTTCCTCTTGGCGCCGCTGGCAATCCTCATCGCGGTCTCCTTCAATCCCGTGGCGATGGTCTTTCCGCCGCAAGGCTTCACGCTGAAATGGTATGCCACGATCCTGGACAAACCGGATTTCCTGCATGCCGCTTTGGCCAGCACCATCCTCGGTGTCGCCACGGCGCTTTTCAGCACCGGCCTCGGCGTTCTCGCCGCCATCGGCTTGCAGCGTCAGCGCGGCGCGGCAAGGGCGTTTGTCTCATCGCTTCTGATGTCGCCCTTGTTCATTCCCGCTGTGATCGTGGCGCTGGCCTTGTTCCAGATCATCTTCATGTTGGGGTTGGTCAACAACGTTTGGACGTTGCTCGCCGCGCATGTGGTGGTCACGCTGCCGTATCCGCTGCGCAATGTGATGGCGCAAATGGAAGGCTTCGACGTGCGCCTCGAGGAAGCTGCGCTCAGTGTCGGCGCGACGCCCCGGCAGGCGCTCTGGCGCGTGACTTTGCCCCTGCTCAAGGCAAGCATCATCCCGTCACTGATCATCGTTTTTGTGTTGTCCTGGAACAACTATACGGTGTCGGTTTTTCTTGCGAACAAGAACTGGACGACACTGCCGCTGCAGTTGCGCGCGTATCTGCAATACGAATACGAGCCTTTCGTCGCGGCGATGTCGACAGTGTTGATCGTGGCCTCGGTCATCCTGCTGGTCATCGTCGACAGGACGGTGGGGCTAGGTGCCGTGCGCAAGCGCGATTGA
- a CDS encoding putative spermidine/putrescine transport system permease protein (Evidence 3 : Putative function from multiple computational evidences), producing MKTSAMKTSAVLVLPAVVILGAFFVVPLIWVVILSFLGAGPTGEVQHAFTLGNYARFLTDSYYVNDLLLRTIRLAAIATLFSVVIGYLGAFVIVRASPTAQTWMILLVMLPLWVNLVVRTLSLMVVLGRNGLVNQILVGVGITARPLPLLYNETAVVIGMVQVAVPFVVMSVYGVLQAIPRQLEQAAMTVGATPLSAFRRVTLPLSVPGILAGSVLAFGINVESFVVPILLGGGRVRFMSVAAYETATVSNNLPFAATIGVILLIVTMVMLGVYQWAVRSAGRPATAVQAA from the coding sequence ATGAAAACCTCCGCCATGAAGACCTCCGCCGTCCTTGTCCTCCCGGCTGTCGTCATTCTCGGCGCCTTTTTCGTGGTGCCGCTGATCTGGGTCGTCATCCTGAGCTTTCTGGGCGCTGGCCCGACCGGCGAGGTGCAGCACGCCTTCACGCTTGGCAACTATGCTCGCTTTCTCACCGATAGCTATTACGTCAACGATCTTCTTCTGCGCACGATCCGTCTCGCGGCAATCGCGACCCTGTTCTCGGTCGTGATCGGCTATTTGGGTGCCTTCGTTATCGTGCGGGCCTCGCCGACGGCGCAGACCTGGATGATCCTGCTGGTTATGCTGCCGCTCTGGGTCAATCTGGTGGTGCGCACGCTGAGCCTGATGGTGGTTCTCGGCCGCAACGGCCTGGTGAATCAGATCCTGGTCGGGGTCGGCATAACGGCTCGCCCCCTACCGCTGCTCTACAACGAGACGGCCGTGGTTATTGGCATGGTGCAGGTGGCGGTGCCTTTTGTCGTCATGTCAGTATATGGCGTTCTCCAGGCCATTCCGCGCCAGCTCGAACAGGCGGCCATGACAGTGGGCGCCACTCCACTCTCCGCCTTCCGCCGCGTGACCCTGCCGCTCAGCGTGCCTGGCATTCTCGCCGGCAGCGTGCTGGCCTTTGGCATCAACGTGGAATCCTTCGTGGTGCCGATCCTGCTCGGCGGAGGTCGTGTCCGCTTTATGAGCGTGGCTGCCTACGAGACTGCGACGGTGTCGAACAATCTGCCTTTTGCCGCGACCATCGGCGTCATCCTCCTGATCGTCACCATGGTGATGTTGGGGGTCTATCAATGGGCGGTGCGATCAGCGGGCCGTCCGGCGACGGCCGTTCAGGCAGCCTGA
- the potA gene encoding Spermidine/putrescine import ATP-binding protein PotA — MGQISVNRISKSWGSFVALESIDLEVREGEFLSVLGPSGCGKSTLLRIIAGLEEPSGGEIHIAGRNVTRDPVWKRRIGFVFQNFALWPHLSVFRNISMGLELRGTPAAELRARVTEALAMVQLDALADRLPTQLSGGQQQRVALARAIVLKPDVLLLDEPLSALDKNLRQDMQVELKTLQQTLGLTTVFVTHDQEEALSLSDRVVVMNKGAIEQLDTPHAIYNSPVSEYVARFVGEAFFFRGQIENRGAIQGLRLAEDMVIPVEGAERHVGRGVVAFVRPEWVTLDTPRAQEEQELPCGVVDRLMFFGQSSDYLIRLGDRQMRVKRRPDAPAFQAGDTVALRCRARLLPNEAPAP; from the coding sequence ATGGGGCAGATTAGCGTCAACCGCATCTCGAAAAGCTGGGGGAGCTTCGTCGCCCTCGAGAGTATCGATCTTGAAGTGCGCGAAGGAGAATTTCTCTCCGTTCTCGGCCCAAGCGGCTGCGGCAAGAGCACGCTTTTGCGGATCATCGCCGGGCTCGAGGAGCCGAGTGGCGGCGAAATCCACATCGCCGGGCGCAACGTCACACGGGATCCTGTATGGAAGCGCAGGATTGGCTTTGTTTTTCAGAATTTCGCCTTGTGGCCTCATCTCAGCGTTTTCCGCAATATTTCGATGGGCCTCGAATTGCGCGGTACGCCTGCCGCCGAGCTTCGCGCGCGGGTCACCGAGGCGCTGGCCATGGTGCAGCTCGATGCCCTTGCCGACCGGTTGCCCACCCAGCTTTCAGGCGGGCAGCAGCAGCGTGTGGCTCTCGCGCGCGCCATCGTGCTGAAGCCGGATGTGCTTTTGCTCGACGAGCCGCTCAGTGCACTCGACAAGAACTTGCGCCAGGATATGCAGGTGGAGCTCAAAACCCTGCAGCAGACGTTGGGACTGACAACAGTCTTCGTAACGCATGATCAGGAAGAGGCGCTGTCGCTGTCGGATCGTGTCGTCGTCATGAACAAAGGCGCCATTGAGCAACTCGATACGCCCCATGCCATCTATAACAGCCCCGTTTCCGAATATGTCGCGCGTTTTGTCGGCGAGGCCTTTTTCTTCCGGGGGCAGATCGAAAACCGGGGGGCGATCCAGGGCCTGCGTCTGGCGGAGGATATGGTGATCCCGGTCGAAGGCGCCGAGCGGCATGTGGGGCGGGGCGTCGTGGCCTTCGTGCGCCCCGAATGGGTGACGCTGGATACGCCCAGGGCGCAAGAGGAGCAGGAACTCCCATGCGGCGTCGTGGATCGCCTCATGTTCTTCGGCCAGTCGAGCGACTATCTCATCAGGCTCGGCGACCGCCAGATGCGCGTGAAGCGGCGCCCGGACGCGCCGGCGTTCCAGGCCGGTGATACCGTCGCCCTGCGCTGCCGGGCTCGCCTGCTGCCGAATGAGGCGCCTGCGCCATGA
- a CDS encoding putative spermidine/putrescine transport system substrate-binding protein (Evidence 3 : Putative function from multiple computational evidences), which yields MGKFLAAMAISLAATLSAQAQTRELVVGAFGGAYTDALKKNIAQFEKENDVKVTFVPASGADGLAKAMAKEIDVVHADMAWAYRGEAQGAFEKLDPKIVTNLDKLYPRARFSEYGVITNFGEYGIAYNPKEVSPAPSSWLDLWDPKYDGAVSTTGFDAANIELLVLMAKLNGGNEDNIDPGFRKMAELGKHITVFYSQHPQLLDLFRNNEVVISRWLRGRVDWANKQGVNLGFVAPKEGAIALVSTVHVVKGRPNTELAQKFVNHLLSQGSQTTYASDLGYTPARAGLDLKGINVPYGEDLVGSLLIADWKKIVPKMDAWKERWEKEVVAR from the coding sequence ATGGGAAAGTTTTTGGCAGCCATGGCCATTTCGCTGGCCGCGACCCTGTCCGCACAGGCCCAAACGAGAGAACTCGTGGTGGGTGCCTTTGGTGGTGCCTACACGGATGCCCTGAAGAAAAACATCGCCCAGTTTGAAAAGGAAAATGACGTCAAGGTGACGTTTGTTCCCGCGTCGGGTGCCGATGGTCTAGCCAAGGCGATGGCCAAGGAAATCGATGTTGTCCACGCCGATATGGCCTGGGCTTATCGTGGTGAAGCTCAGGGTGCATTCGAGAAACTCGATCCCAAGATCGTGACCAATCTCGATAAACTCTATCCGAGAGCGCGTTTTTCAGAGTACGGCGTCATTACGAATTTCGGAGAGTATGGCATCGCTTACAATCCGAAGGAGGTATCACCCGCGCCGTCATCCTGGCTTGATCTGTGGGACCCGAAATATGACGGTGCGGTCAGCACGACAGGTTTCGATGCGGCGAATATCGAGCTTCTCGTGTTGATGGCCAAGCTTAACGGCGGCAATGAGGACAATATCGATCCCGGCTTTCGTAAGATGGCCGAACTCGGCAAGCACATCACAGTTTTCTACAGCCAGCATCCGCAGCTGCTCGACCTCTTCCGCAATAATGAGGTCGTCATCTCCCGCTGGCTGCGCGGGCGGGTTGACTGGGCCAACAAGCAGGGCGTCAATCTTGGTTTCGTGGCGCCGAAGGAGGGGGCCATCGCACTCGTGTCGACCGTGCATGTGGTCAAAGGACGCCCGAACACCGAGCTCGCCCAGAAATTCGTCAACCATCTTCTGAGCCAAGGGAGCCAGACGACCTACGCGTCGGATCTCGGCTATACACCTGCGCGCGCCGGGCTCGATCTCAAGGGCATCAACGTTCCGTATGGGGAGGATCTCGTGGGGTCGCTCCTGATCGCCGACTGGAAGAAGATCGTTCCCAAGATGGACGCCTGGAAAGAGCGTTGGGAAAAGGAAGTCGTCGCACGCTGA
- a CDS encoding hypothetical protein (Evidence 5 : Unknown function), whose translation MAKQLHIELRAAVGIFISSTLLTVSKGSSKHYVNAGASMLCTRYGVF comes from the coding sequence TTGGCAAAGCAACTTCATATCGAATTGAGGGCTGCGGTCGGGATCTTCATCTCTTCGACGCTGCTCACGGTCAGTAAAGGTTCGAGCAAGCACTACGTCAATGCTGGAGCCTCCATGCTCTGTACTCGTTATGGCGTCTTCTGA
- a CDS encoding hypothetical protein (Evidence 5 : Unknown function) has product MTSVRSAWQCQYTRPRPSEVTLYLCALAFHPRFSGLDLRGQLKASLWVAHEVDMVDAEDVGRSRSLYATQDTASESAGQGPAHLGL; this is encoded by the coding sequence ATGACCTCCGTTCGCTCGGCGTGGCAATGTCAATACACGAGGCCTAGGCCATCTGAGGTGACGTTGTACTTGTGCGCCTTGGCCTTCCACCCACGGTTTTCTGGCCTTGACCTGCGGGGGCAGCTCAAGGCCAGTCTCTGGGTGGCTCACGAAGTCGATATGGTCGATGCGGAGGACGTTGGGCGTAGTCGAAGCCTGTATGCCACCCAAGACACTGCTTCCGAGAGCGCCGGCCAGGGCCCGGCGCATCTCGGCCTATAG
- the aroA gene encoding 3-phosphoshikimate 1-carboxyvinyltransferase, with amino-acid sequence MTKTLTLVPPQHPLRGAVAPPGSKSITNRALLLAALANGTSRLTGALKSDDTHHMANALRRMGVVIDEPDATSFLVHGTGRLRAPSEPVFLGNAGTATRFLTAAAALADGVVVVTGDEHMRKRPIEPLVMALSQLGIAASAPTGCPPVTIEGRGRFEGDSVTVDAGLSSQYISALLMLAAGGSRPVHVNLKGEAIGARGYVDLTCAAMRHFGARVEERNATTWVVQPGGYRAADMHIEPDASAATYLWAAEVLTGGEINIGTAASAFTQPDARAHALIRQFPNLPSEIDGSQMQDAVPTLAVLAAFCAAPVRFTGIANLRVKECDRVAALANELSRLAPGLAVEDKDDLVVTPLPAERFHAAEIETYSDHRIAMSLALAGLMVPGVTIKDPECVNKTYPAYWHDLRSLGVAMSIHEA; translated from the coding sequence ATGACGAAGACACTGACGTTGGTCCCCCCTCAACACCCATTGCGCGGCGCTGTTGCGCCGCCAGGGTCGAAGTCGATCACCAATCGTGCGCTTCTGTTGGCCGCTCTCGCGAACGGGACGAGCCGCCTGACCGGCGCGCTGAAGAGCGATGACACGCACCATATGGCGAATGCTTTGAGGCGCATGGGCGTGGTGATCGATGAGCCTGACGCAACGAGCTTTCTCGTCCATGGCACGGGTCGCCTCCGAGCGCCTTCCGAGCCCGTTTTCCTGGGTAACGCTGGTACTGCCACCCGCTTCCTGACCGCGGCCGCCGCCCTGGCGGACGGCGTTGTCGTCGTCACCGGCGATGAGCACATGCGGAAGCGGCCGATTGAACCTCTGGTTATGGCGCTCAGCCAACTCGGGATCGCGGCAAGCGCGCCCACGGGGTGCCCGCCGGTGACGATCGAGGGACGCGGCCGTTTTGAAGGAGACAGTGTCACTGTCGATGCCGGGCTTTCGAGCCAATACATCTCTGCCCTGTTGATGTTGGCTGCCGGCGGCTCACGCCCGGTCCACGTCAACCTCAAGGGCGAGGCCATCGGCGCGCGGGGCTACGTCGACCTCACTTGCGCCGCGATGCGCCATTTCGGCGCTCGCGTCGAGGAACGCAACGCCACAACATGGGTCGTCCAGCCGGGTGGATATCGCGCGGCCGACATGCATATCGAGCCCGACGCATCAGCTGCGACCTACTTGTGGGCCGCGGAAGTCCTGACGGGTGGGGAGATTAACATCGGAACGGCAGCGAGCGCCTTCACCCAGCCTGATGCGCGCGCCCACGCTTTGATCCGCCAATTCCCGAACTTGCCGAGCGAAATCGACGGGTCGCAGATGCAGGATGCCGTTCCAACCCTGGCGGTGTTGGCCGCGTTCTGCGCGGCGCCGGTTCGCTTTACAGGCATCGCAAACCTTCGGGTCAAGGAATGCGACCGTGTTGCGGCCCTCGCCAACGAGCTTTCGCGACTGGCCCCTGGATTGGCGGTCGAAGACAAAGATGACCTGGTCGTTACACCCCTGCCAGCGGAAAGGTTTCACGCCGCGGAGATAGAGACTTACTCAGATCACCGGATAGCCATGAGCCTGGCGCTCGCGGGTCTGATGGTGCCGGGCGTAACCATCAAGGATCCAGAGTGCGTCAACAAAACATATCCGGCCTATTGGCATGACCTCCGTTCGCTCGGCGTGGCAATGTCAATACACGAGGCCTAG
- a CDS encoding Abasic site processing protein: protein MAQKGLAPKINATAEALATSSMWRSSHNKRRCIIPVDNFFEWQPANAGNPKHPSAIAMADREPFGLAGIWTAYERAPGQWQHNFAIITCPANELVSKIHHRTPAILAQAPYERWLACIKPDPHDLLTPFPSDLMPAHRKTLCVSDAAASPVRGL from the coding sequence ATGGCGCAGAAAGGGCTTGCCCCGAAGATCAACGCGACGGCGGAGGCACTGGCCACGTCCAGCATGTGGCGCTCGTCCCACAACAAGCGGCGCTGCATCATCCCGGTCGACAACTTCTTCGAGTGGCAGCCGGCCAACGCGGGAAACCCCAAGCACCCCTCTGCCATCGCCATGGCGGACCGCGAGCCCTTCGGCCTAGCCGGCATCTGGACGGCCTATGAGCGAGCGCCAGGTCAGTGGCAGCACAACTTTGCCATCATCACCTGCCCGGCCAACGAGCTTGTTTCGAAGATACACCACCGCACGCCAGCGATTCTGGCGCAGGCTCCTTACGAGCGGTGGCTCGCTTGCATCAAGCCGGATCCGCATGATCTGCTCACGCCGTTCCCGTCCGACCTGATGCCAGCGCATAGAAAAACCCTCTGCGTGTCTGACGCGGCAGCATCGCCTGTTCGCGGACTTTAG
- a CDS encoding hypothetical protein (Evidence 5 : Unknown function), which translates to MMLPTSWSGAGWQCPMTVPVVAAPAVSIGVQGWEARVQTRSVARLPFWEGSAVKIEPWHIV; encoded by the coding sequence GTGATGTTGCCGACATCATGGTCGGGCGCGGGCTGGCAATGCCCTATGACTGTCCCCGTGGTCGCCGCCCCCGCCGTATCGATTGGTGTGCAAGGCTGGGAGGCTAGGGTCCAGACTCGTTCAGTGGCCCGGTTGCCATTCTGGGAAGGATCGGCAGTCAAGATCGAGCCATGGCACATCGTGTGA
- a CDS encoding conserved hypothetical protein (Evidence 4 : Unknown function but conserved in other organisms), which translates to MEFGAQTRIVIERRDTQDHMWLYRSLSKQVSSTISAELSELARRRLERSQVFPTSFDPEVLAQYSGRRRERACMSLTAGYAVTMPNRHVELIDFVSDISAQAAAA; encoded by the coding sequence GTGGAATTCGGGGCGCAGACCCGGATCGTCATCGAGCGTCGCGACACGCAAGATCACATGTGGCTGTACCGGTCGCTCAGCAAACAGGTGAGTTCCACAATTTCCGCAGAACTGTCGGAGCTTGCCCGGCGACGACTCGAACGCTCGCAAGTTTTCCCGACCTCTTTTGATCCTGAAGTGCTCGCGCAATACTCCGGCCGTCGTCGTGAACGGGCTTGCATGAGCCTTACGGCAGGTTATGCAGTGACAATGCCCAATCGGCATGTCGAGCTGATCGATTTCGTAAGTGATATCTCCGCACAGGCAGCTGCCGCTTAG
- a CDS encoding hypothetical protein (Evidence 5 : Unknown function) — MDDMGSITDKPLATTSDGQRRLRALRIWDTKEQPPMRGPYRRPLSNPDWPHSKAVAVAATRRDLH, encoded by the coding sequence GTGGACGATATGGGAAGCATTACTGACAAGCCCCTCGCCACTACTTCCGATGGGCAGCGACGGCTACGCGCCCTTCGCATCTGGGACACGAAAGAACAGCCGCCCATGCGCGGCCCATACCGTCGCCCCTTGAGCAATCCCGATTGGCCCCATAGCAAGGCGGTGGCAGTTGCTGCAACGCGCCGGGACTTGCACTGA
- a CDS encoding Choloylglycine hydrolase, with protein sequence MLKRRLTRIASAALASTSLALSPLSVQACTSFMISAKDGSRVYGRTMEFGLPLQSELAVMPRGYTFKGTGPDGTTGTGLEWTGKYGAFGANGLGLSVLIDGMNEKGLAGGLLFFPNLAKFQDVPASEAKNSIASFELLTWILTNFATVEEVKAELPKIKVSTAPQAAFNGPVPLHVTLHDLAGKSIVIEYVDGKLNMYDNPTGVMTNAPAFPWHLANVGLYGNLSADEPGPRKVGSLTIAQPSTGAGLHGLPGDVLSPSRFVRAFMFTQNLPELATGLDAMNAARHILNNFDIPPGAVATQAGSSTGGGVAGFETTEWTVAADLKNGVYSIWDYANQTPRYITAKDLDLDAKVIRFIPFNQKPAYLNLSK encoded by the coding sequence ATGCTGAAACGCCGGCTCACCCGTATCGCTTCTGCTGCCCTCGCGTCCACCTCCCTCGCCCTATCGCCACTGTCGGTGCAAGCCTGCACCTCCTTCATGATTTCAGCGAAGGATGGTTCTCGGGTCTATGGTCGAACCATGGAATTTGGCCTGCCACTCCAGTCCGAACTGGCTGTGATGCCGCGCGGCTATACGTTCAAAGGCACCGGCCCGGACGGCACGACGGGTACAGGCCTCGAATGGACCGGGAAATATGGCGCATTCGGCGCCAACGGCCTGGGCCTATCCGTGCTCATTGATGGCATGAACGAGAAGGGCCTCGCCGGCGGCCTTCTGTTCTTCCCCAACCTCGCCAAATTCCAGGACGTGCCAGCCTCCGAAGCGAAGAACTCCATCGCCTCCTTCGAGCTGCTGACATGGATCCTCACCAATTTCGCCACGGTCGAAGAGGTGAAGGCAGAGCTGCCCAAGATCAAGGTTTCGACTGCGCCACAGGCGGCCTTCAACGGTCCTGTGCCGCTGCATGTGACCCTGCATGATCTCGCCGGTAAGAGCATCGTCATCGAGTATGTCGACGGTAAGCTTAACATGTACGACAACCCGACCGGCGTGATGACCAATGCTCCCGCCTTTCCGTGGCATCTCGCCAATGTCGGTCTCTACGGCAATCTCTCTGCGGACGAGCCCGGGCCGCGAAAAGTAGGAAGCCTTACCATCGCCCAGCCCAGCACCGGGGCGGGACTGCACGGCCTTCCGGGGGACGTCCTGTCACCCTCTCGCTTCGTACGCGCCTTCATGTTCACCCAGAACCTGCCGGAGCTGGCGACCGGCCTCGATGCCATGAACGCGGCGCGGCATATTCTCAACAATTTCGACATTCCGCCGGGTGCAGTGGCAACGCAGGCTGGTAGTTCAACTGGCGGCGGTGTCGCCGGCTTCGAGACCACGGAATGGACCGTGGCAGCGGATCTCAAAAACGGCGTCTATTCGATCTGGGATTACGCTAACCAGACGCCGCGCTACATCACCGCTAAGGACCTCGATCTGGACGCCAAGGTGATCCGGTTCATCCCGTTTAACCAGAAGCCAGCCTACCTCAACCTATCGAAGTAA
- a CDS encoding hypothetical protein (Evidence 5 : Unknown function) produces the protein MMTARNRWLSPAAYRVRQFMLDRLQRDRLFNDTTSYIAKGTGLSLITVKLSRKALRDLGYWNTKELPTETRSLIAGTQHLPTSRTPTR, from the coding sequence ATGATGACGGCGAGGAATAGATGGCTTTCGCCGGCAGCCTACCGCGTCCGTCAGTTCATGTTGGATAGGTTACAGCGCGACCGGCTCTTCAACGACACGACGAGCTATATAGCCAAAGGGACAGGGCTATCTCTCATCACTGTCAAGCTGAGTCGGAAGGCGCTTCGCGATCTGGGCTATTGGAACACAAAGGAGCTGCCCACTGAAACCCGGAGCCTTATCGCCGGGACACAACATCTCCCTACCTCCCGCACCCCGACACGGTGA
- a CDS encoding conserved exported hypothetical protein (Evidence 4 : Unknown function but conserved in other organisms): MKLLGPASALALLLIAAPALAMPAGMGEGCQKVYQVFDSSKSPKAFAKGKTKGCGYAYGKANIAEARKAALNFCKGHGGDGCRVVDSR; the protein is encoded by the coding sequence ATGAAACTATTGGGACCGGCGAGTGCGCTTGCGCTGTTACTGATTGCAGCGCCGGCGCTGGCTATGCCCGCGGGCATGGGTGAGGGCTGCCAAAAGGTCTACCAAGTGTTCGACTCATCCAAAAGCCCGAAGGCATTCGCCAAGGGCAAGACCAAGGGATGCGGCTATGCCTATGGCAAGGCCAACATTGCCGAAGCGCGCAAGGCGGCCCTCAACTTCTGCAAAGGGCATGGAGGCGATGGCTGCCGCGTCGTAGACAGCAGATAG
- a CDS encoding hypothetical protein (Evidence 5 : Unknown function) has translation MNALARLGLVRPMIEKVDLGPYGEDAGDNLPPEPAGREWLVWAGLLPPGWCPVEGRGLQWPIIRRRWEERTGRSLFPERASRRRGHEKEKVAGGCTV, from the coding sequence ATGAATGCGCTTGCGCGGCTCGGTCTGGTGCGGCCGATGATCGAGAAGGTCGACCTCGGACCCTACGGAGAGGATGCAGGCGATAACCTGCCACCTGAGCCAGCCGGCCGGGAATGGCTCGTCTGGGCGGGGCTGTTGCCTCCGGGGTGGTGTCCAGTGGAGGGGAGGGGATTGCAGTGGCCGATTATCCGGCGGCGCTGGGAAGAGAGGACCGGGCGCTCGTTGTTTCCGGAACGTGCCTCGCGGCGGCGCGGACACGAAAAGGAGAAGGTCGCCGGCGGATGCACGGTCTAA
- a CDS encoding hypothetical protein (Evidence 5 : Unknown function) codes for MLLFLAERQRSAQGFSPKFSGPDARLGTRDQQISLELRDGVEDPLGYRAKGAGKINATQN; via the coding sequence GTGCTTCTGTTCCTTGCTGAGCGTCAAAGGTCGGCCCAGGGCTTTTCCCCCAAATTTTCCGGACCTGATGCCAGATTAGGTACGCGCGATCAGCAAATCTCGCTCGAACTGCGCGACGGCGTTGAGGACCCGCTTGGTTATCGTGCCAAAGGAGCTGGTAAGATCAACGCCACCCAGAATTAG
- a CDS encoding hypothetical protein (Evidence 5 : Unknown function) has translation MMGVKAFGSAAITLAGIEMVHMIRKRQGRFAFNPAPPLKEQFEAIAA, from the coding sequence ATGATGGGGGTCAAAGCGTTTGGCTCAGCCGCGATCACGCTGGCCGGCATAGAAATGGTTCACATGATACGCAAGCGACAAGGCCGCTTCGCCTTCAATCCGGCTCCGCCGCTGAAAGAACAGTTCGAGGCGATCGCCGCCTGA